A single region of the Microlunatus panaciterrae genome encodes:
- a CDS encoding phosphatase PAP2 family protein, translating to MQLRDEDPQQQTIGERDLTRWHTRLGHWLVALASSLAQVVSAHVVLVVTAAAGAVLLLGLVAAGSAVYDAVDEGDGIAGLDRPALKEAMSLRTPANEQLVTWFTNLGGPIGMTIIATVITLIMVLAWRSKTPAILMIIAVAGSLPMTTVGKAVVGRVRPPTIDAVPPFETSPSFPSGHTLNSTVIAGLVAYLVLSHLASLLARILTVALAAGWAVAMGLSRVFLGHHWLTDVIFAWLLGAAWLTLIITAHRLYLTVRRRT from the coding sequence ATGCAGCTGCGCGATGAGGACCCGCAACAGCAGACCATCGGCGAACGGGACCTGACCCGATGGCACACCCGGCTGGGCCACTGGCTGGTGGCTCTCGCCTCGTCACTGGCCCAGGTGGTGTCGGCCCATGTGGTGCTGGTGGTCACGGCTGCGGCCGGCGCCGTCCTGCTGCTGGGGCTCGTTGCCGCCGGGTCAGCGGTCTACGACGCCGTCGACGAGGGTGACGGGATCGCCGGACTGGACCGGCCGGCGCTGAAGGAAGCGATGTCTCTGCGGACGCCGGCAAACGAGCAGCTGGTCACCTGGTTCACCAACCTGGGCGGCCCGATCGGTATGACCATCATCGCCACCGTCATCACCCTCATCATGGTGCTGGCCTGGCGATCCAAGACGCCGGCCATCCTGATGATCATCGCCGTCGCAGGCTCGTTGCCGATGACCACCGTCGGCAAGGCGGTGGTCGGCCGGGTGCGGCCACCCACCATCGACGCCGTGCCGCCGTTCGAGACCTCGCCCTCCTTCCCCAGCGGGCATACGCTCAACAGCACGGTCATCGCCGGGCTGGTCGCCTACCTCGTCCTCTCCCACCTGGCGTCGCTGCTGGCGCGGATCCTGACCGTCGCGCTGGCGGCAGGCTGGGCCGTGGCGATGGGACTGAGCCGGGTGTTCCTCGGCCACCACTGGCTGACCGACGTGATCTTCGCCTGGCTGCTCGGAGCGGCCTGGCTGACGCTGATCATCACCGCGCACCGGCTGTATCTCACCGTACGACGCCGCACCTGA
- a CDS encoding long-chain-fatty-acid--CoA ligase, with the protein MSTLPERPWLTSYAAGVPADVEVPNQSLVDLLDESSRRFGPRPALDFFGATTSYAELQTAVARAAEALRRLGVQAGDRVALVLPNCPQHVVAFYAVLRLGAIVVEHNPLYTPQELQHQLADHGAEVAVVWDKAARVLQQIAADTSVRTVVSVDMTTALPRLKRWLLRVPMPSARRTRTAMTAPAPGTLQWEKLLAAAEPIDPTYPRPSSEDVAVLQYTGGTTGTPKGAILSHRNLLANAIQGRAWVPGLRAGEETIYAILPIFHAYGLTLCLTFAISIGATLVLFPRFDVDQVLAAMKRRPVTFLPAVPPVYQRLAAAAKERGVDLSSARYGISGAMALPPETATLWEEVTGGLLAEGYGMTEASPVAVGNPISTARRIGTVGLPFPSTEARVVDPENPDQDREPGASGELLLRGPQVFSGYWRQPEETAKVLLPDGWLRTGDIVEMDRDGFIRVVDRIKELIITGGFNVYPSEVEDALRRVPGVVDAAAVGLPTAGGEEVVAAVVLAEGADTSESAIREASRQHLAAYKVPRRVVVVDELPRSQIGKVLRRQVRESLLSQPGGGQQNQSS; encoded by the coding sequence ATGAGCACCTTGCCGGAACGACCGTGGCTGACAAGCTATGCCGCCGGGGTGCCGGCCGACGTCGAGGTGCCGAACCAGTCGCTGGTCGACCTGCTCGACGAGTCGAGCCGGCGGTTCGGCCCGCGGCCGGCGCTGGACTTCTTCGGCGCCACGACCAGCTATGCCGAGCTCCAGACTGCGGTCGCCCGAGCCGCCGAGGCACTCCGCAGGCTCGGCGTGCAGGCGGGCGACCGCGTCGCGTTGGTGCTGCCCAACTGCCCGCAGCACGTGGTCGCCTTCTACGCCGTACTCCGACTGGGCGCGATCGTGGTCGAGCACAACCCCCTGTACACGCCCCAGGAGCTGCAGCACCAGCTCGCCGACCACGGCGCCGAGGTCGCGGTGGTGTGGGACAAGGCGGCGAGGGTGCTTCAGCAGATCGCGGCTGACACCTCCGTCCGTACGGTGGTCTCGGTGGACATGACCACCGCGCTGCCGAGGTTGAAGCGGTGGCTGCTGCGGGTGCCGATGCCCAGCGCCCGGCGGACCCGGACGGCCATGACCGCGCCGGCGCCGGGGACCCTGCAGTGGGAGAAGCTGCTGGCCGCGGCCGAGCCCATCGACCCGACCTATCCGCGTCCGTCCAGCGAGGATGTCGCCGTGCTGCAGTACACCGGCGGTACGACCGGCACGCCCAAGGGGGCCATCCTCAGCCATCGCAACCTGTTGGCGAACGCGATCCAGGGCCGGGCTTGGGTCCCCGGGTTGAGGGCCGGCGAGGAGACGATCTATGCCATCCTGCCCATCTTCCATGCCTACGGACTGACCCTCTGCCTGACCTTCGCCATCAGTATCGGCGCAACCCTGGTCCTCTTCCCGCGCTTCGACGTGGACCAGGTGCTGGCGGCGATGAAGCGACGTCCGGTGACCTTCCTGCCGGCGGTGCCGCCGGTCTATCAGCGGCTCGCAGCCGCGGCCAAGGAACGTGGAGTGGACCTGTCGTCGGCCCGCTACGGCATCTCGGGAGCGATGGCGCTCCCGCCGGAGACGGCCACACTGTGGGAAGAGGTGACCGGAGGTCTGCTGGCCGAGGGCTACGGGATGACCGAGGCGTCGCCGGTGGCGGTCGGCAACCCCATCTCCACCGCGCGCCGGATCGGCACGGTGGGCCTGCCCTTCCCGTCCACCGAGGCAAGGGTGGTGGACCCGGAGAACCCCGACCAGGATCGCGAACCAGGTGCCTCCGGTGAGCTGCTGCTGCGCGGTCCACAGGTGTTCTCCGGCTACTGGCGCCAACCGGAGGAGACCGCCAAGGTGCTGCTGCCGGACGGTTGGCTACGAACCGGCGACATCGTCGAGATGGACCGGGACGGCTTCATCCGTGTCGTCGACCGTATCAAGGAGCTGATCATCACCGGCGGGTTCAACGTGTACCCGTCGGAGGTGGAGGATGCCCTGCGTCGGGTGCCCGGAGTGGTGGACGCAGCGGCCGTGGGACTGCCCACGGCGGGCGGCGAAGAGGTGGTCGCGGCCGTCGTCCTGGCCGAGGGTGCAGACACCAGCGAGTCCGCGATCCGTGAGGCGAGCCGGCAACACCTCGCGGCCTACAAGGTGCCGCGGCGGGTGGTCGTGGTGGACGAGCTTCCCCGGTCGCAGATCGGCAAGGTGCTGCGCCGGCAGGTGCGGGAGTCGCTGCTGTCCCAGCCGGGCGGCGGGCAGCAGAACCAGTCCTCCTGA
- a CDS encoding ABC transporter permease subunit, producing the protein MLASVGLKALYDQRRALLAWALSLVLMAAMYVAIWPSVRDQPSLSDFLDQMPEAMRSLFVSAGADMSTPEGYVQVELLSFMGPLLLIIYSVTAGAGAVAVEEDRHTLELMLANPVSRTRIVLEKFAAMTVGTFLLGAVMGGSLISEGLLVDMKLPIGPMLATMFHMTMLAMVFGTLALAIGAGTGHPGISRGLPAVVAVVAYVVNGLAPLVSWLKPWQRVSPFYQYVGHDPMRNGLSWSSLAVALATVVVLVVVAVLVFNRRDVAA; encoded by the coding sequence ATGCTGGCTAGCGTCGGGTTGAAGGCTCTCTACGACCAGCGGCGTGCGCTGCTGGCCTGGGCCCTCAGCCTGGTCCTGATGGCGGCCATGTATGTGGCGATCTGGCCCAGTGTGCGGGACCAGCCGTCGCTGAGCGACTTCCTTGACCAGATGCCGGAGGCGATGCGTTCGCTCTTCGTCTCGGCCGGGGCTGACATGTCGACGCCCGAGGGGTATGTGCAGGTCGAGCTGTTGTCGTTCATGGGTCCGCTGCTGTTGATCATCTATAGCGTCACCGCCGGTGCGGGAGCGGTCGCGGTCGAGGAGGATCGGCACACGCTCGAGCTGATGTTGGCCAACCCGGTCAGCCGTACCCGGATCGTGCTGGAGAAGTTCGCGGCGATGACCGTCGGCACGTTCCTGCTTGGTGCGGTGATGGGAGGATCGCTGATCAGCGAGGGCCTGCTGGTGGACATGAAGCTGCCGATCGGGCCGATGCTCGCGACCATGTTCCACATGACCATGCTGGCGATGGTCTTCGGCACTCTCGCGCTGGCGATCGGTGCAGGCACCGGACACCCCGGGATCAGCCGCGGCCTTCCGGCCGTAGTGGCGGTCGTCGCCTACGTGGTCAACGGCCTGGCGCCCCTGGTCTCCTGGCTGAAGCCGTGGCAGCGGGTCTCGCCGTTCTATCAGTACGTCGGGCACGACCCGATGCGCAACGGACTGTCCTGGTCATCACTCGCTGTTGCCCTGGCCACCGTGGTCGTGCTGGTGGTGGTGGCCGTGCTGGTCTTCAACCGCCGCGACGTCGCAGCCTGA
- a CDS encoding ATP-binding cassette domain-containing protein: MTTTVVQTTGLSKSYGPTRALRDVSLSIERGEVFGYLGPNGAGKTTTLRLLMGMIHPSAGSAVVLGLDAWRDSVKVHRLVGYLSGEPALYDRLTGRQHISFVSRLRGRGGDRKAGGLADRLHLDLQTRARSLSKGNRQKLALLLALMSAPQLLILDEPTSGLDPIVQKEVLALLAEHTAGGGSVLLSSHLLAEVQQVADRIGVIRSGELIAVESLEALRGRSLHHVSALFSSAVAAASFARLPGVRDLQVTDHSLTCSAPQSALDALLKQVAQHDVVDFRCAEADLEETFLAYYGTGDHHAG; this comes from the coding sequence GTGACGACGACCGTGGTGCAGACCACCGGGCTGAGCAAGTCCTACGGCCCGACCAGGGCACTGCGCGACGTCAGCCTGTCCATCGAGCGGGGTGAGGTGTTCGGCTACCTCGGCCCCAACGGGGCCGGCAAGACCACCACGCTTCGGTTGCTGATGGGGATGATCCACCCCTCCGCGGGCAGCGCCGTGGTGCTCGGCCTGGATGCCTGGCGGGACAGCGTGAAGGTCCATCGACTGGTGGGCTACCTCTCCGGCGAACCGGCACTCTATGACCGGTTGACGGGACGTCAGCACATCTCCTTCGTGTCTCGCCTTCGGGGTCGGGGCGGTGACAGGAAGGCCGGTGGGCTCGCCGATCGGCTGCACCTCGACCTGCAGACGCGGGCCAGGTCGCTGTCCAAGGGCAACCGGCAGAAGCTCGCCCTGCTGCTGGCGCTGATGTCGGCTCCACAACTGCTGATCCTGGACGAGCCAACCAGCGGTCTCGACCCGATCGTCCAGAAGGAGGTGCTGGCGTTGCTGGCTGAGCACACGGCGGGCGGCGGCAGCGTCCTGCTGTCCTCCCACCTACTGGCGGAGGTCCAGCAGGTGGCTGACCGGATCGGTGTGATCCGAAGCGGTGAGCTGATCGCGGTGGAGAGCCTGGAGGCGCTTCGCGGCAGGTCGCTCCATCACGTCTCCGCACTATTCTCTTCCGCCGTTGCGGCGGCGTCGTTCGCGCGGCTCCCGGGCGTTCGCGACCTGCAGGTGACGGACCACAGCCTGACCTGCAGCGCACCGCAGAGCGCTCTGGACGCACTGCTCAAGCAGGTGGCCCAGCATGACGTGGTCGACTTCAGATGTGCCGAGGCCGACCTGGAAGAGACGTTCCTCGCCTACTACGGGACCGGCGATCACCATGCTGGCTAG